A region of Procambarus clarkii isolate CNS0578487 chromosome 48, FALCON_Pclarkii_2.0, whole genome shotgun sequence DNA encodes the following proteins:
- the RpL9 gene encoding large ribosomal subunit protein uL6, whose amino-acid sequence MKTIITSQSVTIPKNIKVDVRKRVVTVKGPRGSLRRSFKDMKLDMKTQKVKKGTIVTVDKWFGNRKEVAAVRTVCSHISNMVTGVTDGFQYKMRAVYAHFPINCVISNNNQTVEIRNFLGEKYIRKVEMAPGVTISASAKQKDEFVIEGNCLESVSQTAARIQQSTTVKRKDIRKFLDGIYVSEKGNVVQHD is encoded by the exons ATGAAGACCATCATTACTTCTCAGTCGGTGACCATTCCTAAAAACATCAAAGTTGATGTCAGAAAACGTGTTGTGACTGTCAAGGGTCCCCGTGGTTCCCTTCGTCGCTCCTTCAAGGACATGAAACTTGACATGAAG acccaaaaggTCAAGAAGGGCACCATTGTCACAGTGGATAAATGGTTTGGAAACAGGAAGGAGGTTGCTGCTGTCCGCACCGTGTGCAGCCACATCTCCAACATGGTCACTGGTGTTACTGAT GGTTTCCAGTACAAGATGCGTGCAGTGTATGCCCATTTCCCCATCAATTGTGTGATCTCCAACAACAATCAGACAGTTGAAATCCGTAACTTCTTGGGAGAGAAGTACATCCGTAAAGTAGAAATGGCGCCAGGTGTCACCATCTCTGCCTCTGCTAAGCAAAAGGATGAATTTGTTATTGAAGGCAACTGTTTAGAGTCTGTTTCTCAGACTG CTGCACGCATTCAACAGAGTACCACTGTGAAGCGCAAGGATATCCGTAAGTTCTTGGATGGTATCTACGTGTCTGAAAAGGGCAATGTTGTACAGCATGACTAA